One window from the genome of Zymoseptoria tritici IPO323 chromosome 11, whole genome shotgun sequence encodes:
- the HTB2401 gene encoding histone 2B (Histone H2B, core histone required for chromatin assembly and chromosome function) has product MAPKAQKTPTTAGKAPAGKAPAEKKEAGKKTAAATGDKKKRTKTRKETYSSYIYKVLKQVHPDTGISNRAMSILNSFVNDIFERVATEASKLAAYNKKSTISSREIQTSVRLILPGELAKHAVSEGTKAVTKYSSSTK; this is encoded by the exons ATGGCACCCAAGGCGCAAAAG ACCCCAACCACCGCCGGCAAGGCACCAGCTGGCAAGGCTCCcgcagagaagaaggaggctgGCAAGaagaccgccgccgccactggtgacaagaagaagcgcacCAAGACCCGCAAGGAGACCTACTCCTCGTACATCTACAAGG TCCTCAAGCAGGTCCACCCTGACACTGGTATCTCCAACCGCGCCATGTCCATCCTGAACTCCTTCGTCAACGACATCTTCGAGCGCGTCGCAACCGAGGCATCCAAGCTCGCCGCATACAACAAGAAGTCCACGATCTCCTCGCGCGAAATCCAGACCTCCGTCCGACTCATCCTCCCCGGTGAGCTCGCCAAGCACGCCGTCTCTGAGGGCACCAAAGCCGTCACCAAgtactcctcctccaccaaatAG
- the HTA2402 gene encoding histone 2A (Histone 2A, core histone required for chromatin assembly and chromosome function): MTGGKSGGKASGAKSTAQSRSSKAGLAFPVGRVHRLLRKGNYAQRVGAGAPVYLAAVLEYLAAEILELAGNAARDNKKTRIIPRHLQLAIRNDEELNKLLGHVTIAQGGVLPNIHQNLLPKKTTGTKGGKGPSQEL; this comes from the exons ATGACTGGAGGAAAGTCCGGAGGCAAGGCCAGCGGTGCCAAATCGACTGCGCAATC CCGTTCATCCAAGGCCGGTCTCGCATTCCCAGTCGGTCGTGTCCACCGTCTTCTTCGCAAGGGCAACTACGCTCAGCGTGTCGGTGCTG GTGCTCCCGtctacctcgccgccgtcctcgAGTACCTGGCAGCTGAGATCCTCGAGTTGGCCGGCAACGCCGCTCGTGACAACAAGAAGACCCGCATCATCCCCCGTCATCTCCAACTCGCCATCCGCAACGACGAGGAGTTGAACAAGCTTCTCGGACACGTCACCATCGCCCAGGGTGGTGTGCTCCCCAACATTCACCAGA ACCTTCTGCCAAAGAAGACCACCGGCACCAAGGGCGGCAAGGGCCCATCTCAGGAGCTGTAG
- the KGD2 gene encoding dihydrolipoyllysine-residue succinyltransferase (dihydrolipoyllysine-residue succinyltransferase;dihydrolipoamide S-succinyltransferase; dihydrolipoamide succinyltransferase; dihydrolipoic transsuccinylase; dihydrolipolyl transsuccinylase; dihydrolipoyl transsuccinylase; lipoate succinyltransferase (Escherichia coli); lipoic transsuccinylase; lipoyl transsuccinylase; succinyl-CoA:dihydrolipoamide S-succinyltransferase; succinyl-CoA:dihydrolipoate S-succinyltransferase COMMENT: A multimer (24-mer) of this enzyme forms the core of the multienzyme complex, and binds tightly both, oxoglutarate dehydrogenase (succinyl-transferring) and, dihydrolipoyl dehydrogenase. ...): MSSAQCLRRLAIRPVLRAASCTAPRASAGLRTLSTGISYSKALPALSESSKSLQPLQARHFSLTSRYHEEQIVKVPTMAESISEGTLKQFSKQVGDYVELDEEIATIETDKIDVAVNAPAAGTIKEFLANEEDTVTVGQDLVKLELGGEPGQKAEKAGSEPKDAASSDQKTSSQTEGETEKSKSEPKEESKPAPKQESKPEPKQESKPAPPKQEQKPKKEESKPKESESKSESPYGNREERRIKMNRMRLRIAERLKQSQNTAASLTTFNEVDMSALMNLRKKYKDEVLKKTGVKFGFMSAFSRAAVLAMKEVPTVNASIEGPGGGDTIVYKDYVDISVAVATEKGLVTPVVRNAESMDMIGIEKSIAELGKKARDNKLTIEDMAGGTFTISNGGVFGSLMGTPIINLPQTAVLGLHAINQKPVAIDGKVEIRPMMYLALTYDHRLLDGREAVTFLVKIKEYIEDPSRMLLF; the protein is encoded by the exons ATGTCCAGCGCTCAGTGCCTTCGCCGACTGGCGATCCGCCCTGTTCTTCGCGCTGCATCTTGCACTGCTCCACGAGCTTCCGCTGGCCTTCGCACCCTCTCCACTGGCATCTCCTACTCGAAAGCTCTTCCCGCGCTCTCAGAATCATC AAAGTCTCTCCAACCACTGCAAGCTCGCCATTTCAGTTTAACAAGTCGATACCATG AGGAGCAGATCGTTAAAGTCCCAACGATGGCCGAATCGATATCCGAGGGTACATTGAAGCAATTCTCAAAACAGGTCGGCGACTACGTTGAGCTGGACGAGGAGATAGCCACCATCGAGACCGACAAGATCGACGTCGCTGTCAATGCACCTGCTGCTGGTACCATCAAGGAGTTTCTTGCGAATGAGGAGGACACTGTTACTGTGGGACAAGATTTGGTGAAGCTCGAGCTGGGCGGAGAGCCAGGACAAAAAGCGGAGAAGGCAGGTAGCGAGCCAAAGGATGCGGCATCATCAGACCAGAAGACCTCTTCTCAGACAGAGGGCGAGACAGAAAAGTCCAAATCGGAGCCCAAGGAGGAATCAAAGCCTGCGCCAAAGCAAGAATCAAAGCCTGAGCCCAAGCAGGAGTCAAAGCCAGCACCTCCCAAGCAGGAGCAGAAgccaaagaaggaggagtcaAAACCCAAGGAGTCGGAATCAAAGTCCGAATCGCCCTACGGCAACCGTGAGGAGCGCCGCATCAAGATGAACCGCATGCGCCTACGAATCGCCGAGCGCCTGAAGCAGTCGCAGAACACCGCCGCTTCGCTCACGACCTTCAACGAGGTGGACATGTCCGCGCTTATGAACCTGCGAAAGAAGTACAAGGATGAAGTCCTCAAGAAGACGGGCGTCAAGTTCGGCTTCATGAGCGCTTTCTCACGCGCGGCTGTCCTCGCCATGAAGGAGGTTCCCACCGTCAACGCCAGCATCGAGGGCCCAGGCGGTGGCGACACCATTGTCTACAAGGACTACGTCGACATCAGCGTTGCGGTCGCCACGGAGAAGGGTCTCGTCACCCCCGTCGTGCGCAACGCCGAGAGCATGGACATGATCGGAATTGAGAAGTCCATCGCCGAGCTCGGCAAGAAG GCCCGCGACAACAAACTTACCATCGAAGACATGGCCGGCGGCACCTTCACTATCTCCAACGGCGGCGTCTTCGGCTCCCTCATGGGCACGCCCATCATCAACCTGCCACAAACCGCCGTTCTGGGCCTCCACGCCATCAACCAGAAACCCGTCGCCATCGACGGCAAAGTCGAGATTCGTCCGATGATGTACCTCGCTTTGACGTACGATCACAGATTATTGGATGGACGGGAGGCGGTGACGTTTTTGGTGAAGATTAAGGAGTATATTGAGGATCCGAGTCGGATGTTGCTGTTCTAG